A window of Pedobacter lusitanus contains these coding sequences:
- a CDS encoding lantibiotic dehydratase: MISKSNFSFANNVVLRTPALPFISGTTEQEAAGLINNRSFMEALYLASPVLHQQAELLPGLALSDPKRIKIIQSLTKYYLRMSTRSTPFGLFSGCATVSWTDKAETIVLGESERKTRLDMQYLCDLIAELGKKDTIRTNLKYFPNSSHYYVGKQIRYAEYEYIFGLRQHKLSSADSSVYLEAVMLHAKNGCSFPDLVTLLEKEGVKKRTAKAYINELIDNQLLVSELEPMITGKEYVYQVIDVFSRIVNEKRSPILKSVLTKLIDINLVLKEIDLRVDNSVEVYHQLIELIRTMEIEFDENKLFQTDLTKEIIKGGLDSTIQNQLLEAVEVLSKICNPSKRTKMTTFARSFAERYDTQEIPLFNVLDPEIGIGYGVISNQHISPLTDHVKLNHTSVSEQVNQIVWDPLQRWIFSRLMDANKAGLYEISIKTEEISTFKSYLSEFPSSTSVVFRQIQHENLDISIEGVGGPSAGNFFGRFGHGSAAMNQTIESIIEHETNANPDVIFCEVVHLPENRVGNILLRPSYHEYEIPYLAQSSKSEEYTILLDDILVSVTDGIVYLRSKRLNKRIIPRLTSAHNSSFRTLPIYEFLCDIQTQQQCVGTYFNWGNLSIEFAFLPRLTFKNTVLFAATWGLSRTDLDNLYNQDDHLLPAAVSDFRKKWNLPALIILVDGDNELLVDLENILSVKTLLNTAGKKEKIVLREYLLPVSPDFLKDEQGELYANQYVASLLHHQETYKAIKTQRFVIEPDNESVQPRSYAFGSEWLYYKVYCGLNTSDKILKEVLYPLCNQLQNQGLIDEYFFMRYEDPKTHLRIRFHLTNGANDIALVSQLVNTYLDNALLNGHIWRVQIDPYVRELERYGSANISQIESIFYLDSKAYLRFLDQAFDYDLSTLRWMFVVKSIDAVISDFGFDLTERISLFKGLTNALSSEFGVDKLGKISIDKSYRDLRGQIEDALNATGIIDQYHISTFNTILSRRSKLIAPFVTHLKAVNTREQIDNIVVSIIHMIVNRGINANTRKNEVVIYNHLLKAYITRNAIDKKVSQV; the protein is encoded by the coding sequence ATGATTTCAAAATCTAATTTTTCTTTCGCAAATAATGTCGTTCTGAGGACTCCGGCTCTACCTTTCATTTCCGGAACAACTGAGCAGGAAGCGGCCGGGCTGATTAATAATAGATCTTTTATGGAAGCATTATATCTGGCTTCTCCTGTGCTCCATCAACAGGCAGAACTATTGCCCGGATTAGCACTTTCCGATCCTAAAAGAATTAAAATCATACAATCACTGACAAAGTATTATCTTAGAATGAGTACAAGAAGTACTCCATTTGGCCTTTTCTCCGGCTGTGCAACTGTCTCCTGGACAGATAAAGCAGAAACGATAGTCCTCGGAGAATCAGAAAGGAAGACTCGTTTGGACATGCAATATCTTTGTGATCTGATTGCGGAATTAGGCAAAAAAGACACAATAAGGACTAATTTGAAATACTTTCCCAATTCAAGTCATTACTATGTTGGAAAACAGATCAGATATGCTGAATATGAATATATTTTCGGGCTTCGTCAGCACAAATTAAGTAGTGCAGATTCCTCAGTATATCTTGAAGCTGTGATGTTACATGCTAAAAACGGATGCAGTTTTCCGGATCTTGTCACATTACTCGAAAAAGAAGGTGTTAAAAAAAGAACGGCCAAAGCTTACATCAATGAACTCATAGATAATCAGTTATTGGTGAGTGAGCTGGAACCTATGATTACTGGCAAAGAATATGTGTATCAGGTTATTGATGTTTTTTCAAGAATAGTCAATGAAAAACGATCGCCAATCTTAAAATCAGTTTTAACTAAATTAATTGATATTAATCTGGTCTTGAAAGAAATAGATTTGAGGGTCGATAATTCAGTAGAAGTGTATCATCAGCTTATTGAACTGATCAGGACAATGGAAATTGAATTCGATGAAAACAAGTTGTTTCAAACAGATTTAACAAAAGAAATTATTAAAGGTGGTTTAGATAGTACTATCCAAAACCAGCTTTTGGAAGCAGTAGAAGTTTTAAGTAAAATCTGCAATCCAAGTAAAAGAACTAAGATGACAACCTTTGCAAGGTCATTTGCTGAACGATACGATACCCAGGAAATCCCTTTATTTAATGTCTTGGATCCCGAAATAGGCATTGGGTACGGCGTAATTAGTAACCAGCATATTTCCCCTTTAACCGATCATGTAAAACTCAACCATACATCAGTTTCTGAGCAGGTTAACCAAATTGTCTGGGATCCTTTGCAGCGATGGATCTTTTCCAGATTGATGGATGCTAATAAGGCAGGATTATATGAAATAAGTATTAAAACAGAAGAAATTTCCACCTTCAAAAGTTATTTAAGTGAATTTCCGTCTTCCACATCTGTAGTTTTCAGACAGATTCAACATGAAAATCTTGATATCAGTATTGAAGGAGTGGGAGGGCCCAGTGCAGGAAATTTCTTTGGTAGATTTGGCCATGGTTCAGCAGCGATGAATCAGACTATCGAATCAATCATTGAACATGAAACGAATGCTAATCCAGATGTTATTTTCTGTGAAGTTGTCCATCTGCCTGAAAATAGAGTAGGCAATATATTACTGCGCCCCTCTTATCATGAGTACGAAATTCCTTATTTGGCACAATCCTCTAAATCTGAAGAGTATACCATTTTACTTGATGATATTTTAGTCTCTGTAACTGACGGAATAGTCTATTTGAGAAGTAAAAGATTAAATAAAAGAATTATTCCAAGGTTAACGAGTGCACATAATTCATCTTTCAGGACTTTGCCTATTTATGAGTTTTTATGTGATATACAAACACAGCAACAATGTGTAGGCACTTATTTTAACTGGGGAAATTTATCTATTGAATTTGCCTTTTTGCCAAGGCTGACTTTTAAAAATACAGTTTTGTTTGCAGCTACCTGGGGTTTGTCCAGGACTGATTTAGATAATTTGTATAATCAGGACGATCATCTGCTGCCTGCTGCAGTAAGTGATTTTAGAAAAAAATGGAACTTGCCTGCACTGATTATACTTGTTGACGGAGATAATGAATTATTAGTAGATCTGGAGAATATTTTATCTGTAAAGACCCTGTTAAATACAGCCGGTAAAAAAGAGAAAATCGTGCTGCGTGAATATCTGCTGCCTGTTTCTCCTGATTTCCTTAAAGATGAGCAGGGTGAATTATATGCCAATCAATATGTGGCTTCCTTACTGCATCATCAAGAAACATATAAAGCTATTAAAACACAAAGATTTGTTATTGAACCAGATAATGAATCTGTACAACCAAGATCTTATGCTTTCGGATCAGAATGGCTCTATTATAAAGTATACTGCGGATTAAATACGTCAGATAAAATATTAAAAGAAGTATTGTATCCGCTGTGTAATCAATTGCAAAACCAGGGTTTAATAGACGAATATTTTTTTATGCGTTATGAAGATCCGAAAACGCATCTCAGGATTCGTTTTCATTTAACCAATGGGGCAAATGATATAGCATTAGTTTCGCAGCTTGTCAATACCTATCTGGATAATGCGCTGTTAAATGGTCATATCTGGCGGGTTCAGATTGATCCGTATGTGAGAGAACTGGAACGTTATGGGAGTGCTAACATCAGTCAGATTGAATCAATTTTTTATCTGGACAGCAAAGCATATCTCAGATTTCTGGATCAGGCATTTGATTATGATTTGAGTACACTGCGGTGGATGTTTGTAGTCAAATCAATAGATGCAGTTATATCTGATTTTGGATTTGATCTGACAGAAAGAATTTCACTTTTCAAGGGCCTGACCAATGCGCTTTCTTCAGAGTTCGGGGTAGACAAACTGGGGAAAATAAGTATAGATAAATCTTACCGGGATTTGAGAGGGCAAATTGAAGATGCCTTAAATGCGACAGGAATTATTGATCAGTATCATATCAGTACGTTCAATACTATACTTTCC